The Methylobacterium durans nucleotide sequence TCGTCGCCGACCTGCTGCAGGGCTACGGCATCGAGGTGCACCGGGGCCTGGGCGGCACCGGCGTCGTCGGCGTGCTCAAGGGCCGCTCCGACAACGGCCGCCGCATCGGGCTCAGGGCCGAGCTCGACGCGCTGCCGATCGAGGAGGCGACGAACCTCCCCTACCGCTCGACCGTGCCGGGCAAGATGCACGCCTGCGGGCATGACGGGCACACGACGATGCTCGTCGGCGCCGCCCGCTACCTCGCCGAGACCCGCGACTTCGACGGCACCGCGATCTTCGTCTTCCAGCCGGCAGAGGAGGGCTTGGGGGGCGCCCGCGCCATGATCCGCGACGGCCTGTTCGAGCGCTTCCCCGTCGACGAGATCTACGCGCTGCACAACGCCCCGAACGGCCCGCACGGGCGCCTCAAGACGCGGCCCGGGCCGATCATGGCGGCGGCCGATTTCTTCGACATCCGGATCCAGGGGCGCGGCGCGCACGCGGCCGAGCCGCAGCGCGGCATCGACCCGATCGTGGTGGCGACCGCGCTCGCCCAGGCCATGCAGTCGATCGTCTCGCGCAACGCCGACCCGCTGAAGTCCTGCGTCGTCTCGATCACCCAGATCCACGCGGGCGCGGCCTACAACGTCATCCCCGAATCCGCCCATCTCGCCGGCACGATCCGGACCTTCGACGGCGAGATCCGGGAGATGGCCGGCCTGCGCATCCGCGCGCTGGCGGAGGGCTTCGCCGCGGCCTACGGCGCCGAGATCGCGGTCGAGCTCCGCGACGTCTTCTCGGTCCTCGAGAACAGCGCGGAGCAGGCGGCGGCCGCGGCCGCGGTCGCGACCGAGCTGTTCGGCGCCGAGAACGTCGACGCCGATTGCGTGCCCCGGATGGGCAGCGAGGATTTCGCCGACATGGTGATGGCGGTGCCCGGCGCCTACGCGTGGCTCGGCGGCACGCCGGGGCCGGGCCTGCACAACGCCGCCTTCAACTTCGACGACAGCATCATCCCGCTCGGCAGCGCCTACCTCGCGCGGCTGGTCGAGCGGCGCACCGCCGCCTGACCCCCGAGGACGCCCGCACCCTTCCGCAGGCGCTCCCGCGCCCGCACCCTTCCGCAGGCGCTTCCGGCAGGGCATGACGAGACCATGAGCACCACGATCCACGACTTCACGCCCGAGGCCGCCGACGGCACCCCCCACCCGCTCGCGCGCTACCGCGGCCAGGTCGTGCTCATCGTCAACACGGCCTCGAAATGCGGCTTCACCCCGCAATACGAGGGGCTGGAGGCGCTCTGGCGCCGCCACCGCGAGGCGGGTCTGGCGGTGCTCGCCTTCCCCTGCAACCAGTTCGGCGCGCAGGAGCCCGGCGACGCGGAGGAGATCGCCCGCTTCTGCAGCCTGACCTACGCGGTCAGCTTCCCCGTCCTCGGCAAGGTCGAGGTGAACGGGCCGGGGGCCGACCCGCTCTTCGAGCATCTCAAGGCGGAGCGGCCGGGCCTGCTCGGCACGCGCGGGATCAAGTGGAACTTCACGAAGTTCCTGGTCGGCCGCGACGGCCGCGTGATCGGGCGCTACCCGCCCCAGACCAAGCCAGAGGCGCTGGAGGCGGCGATCGTCGCGGCCCTGGCCGAGAGCGACGGCGTCTTCGGCGAGGGGATCTGACTCAGGCCCGCGCGGCCTGCACGGCCCGGATCTGCGCCTCGGCCGCGCTGCGCGCCTGGATCTCGACGAAGACGCGCCGCACCTTGCGATGGCGCTCCTTCAACGCCCGGTCGAGGCGCTCGACCATGCGCTCGACCTCGCCGGCGCTGAGGCCGTCATCCATGTCGAGGCTGACATTGACCAGGATGTCGTCGGGGCCGAGATGCTGGGTCAGCACCTCGTTGACGTGGTGGACGCCGGGCTCGGCGCGGGCCACCTCCCGGATCGCCGCGACGATCTCGGGGTCGGCCGCCTCGCCGATCAGCAGGCCGTGGGTCTCGATCATCAGGAAGATCGCCATGCCGATCAGGACGAGGCCGATCCCGATCGAGGCCCAGCCGTCGAGGACGGGCAGGTCGAGGGTCTCGGAAAGGATCACGCCCGCGAGCGCGATTACGAGGCCCAGGAGCGCCGCGACGTCCTCGACGAGCACGGTGAACAGGGCCGGGTCCTTGCTGCGGCGGATCGCGGTGATCGGCGGGCGCTCGCCCTTCTCGGCCCAGAACGACCGGATCGCCACGTAGCAGGAATAGCCCTCCGCCAGGACGGCGAAGCCGAGGATCGCGAGGTTCACCCAGAAGCCGGAGACGTGCCGGCCGAACAGGACCGCGTCCTCGACGGGCTCCGGATGGCCGATCTTGTGGATGCCCTCGTAGATCGCGAAGGCGCCGCCGCCGAGGAAGATGAACAGGGCCACGATGAAGGCGTAGAAATAGACCTCGCGCCCGTAGCCGAAGGGGTGGCGGGCGTCTGCCGGCTTCTTCGCGCGCTTGAGTCCGACGAGGAGCAGGATCTGGTTCGCGGTGTCGACGAGGGAGTGCACGCCCTCGGCGAGCATCGCGGAACTGCCCGTGAGAAAGGCGCCGACGAATTTCGCGCCCGCGATGGCGAGGTTGGCCCCTGCCGCCGTGTAGATGGCGCTCGTGCTCTCGTGGGCCATGCGCTCCGCTTCCCTGTCGTCCGGGCCCGCCGCCGGCCAAGCCTCGCTGTTTCGCGTGGAGGCACAACGCCGCGGGGCCGCGCAGGGTTCGGGCGAAACCGGGGCGCCCGTGGACGCGGGGCGGGCCGGCGTGCATCGTGCGCGCCCTCGATCATCCGGAGCCGACATGACGACCGATAGCCCGGCGCCGCGCGCGCCCTACGACCCGGACAACATCTTCGCCCGGATCCTCCGGGGCGAGATCCCGGCCCATAGGGTCTACGAGGACGAGGCCACCCTCGCCTTCATGGACGTGATGCCCCAGGGCGAGGGCCACACGCTGGTGATCCCGAAGGCGCCGGCGCGCGGCCTGCTCGACGCGGACCCCGCCTCTCTCGCCGCACTCATGGCGAGCGTGCAGCGGGTGGCGCGGGCCGTGAAGGCGGCCTTCGCGGCGGACGGGCTGACGATCTTCCAGTACAACGAGCCGGCGGGCGGGCAGACGGTGTTCCACCTGCACGTCCACATCGTGCCCCGCCGGGACGGGGTGCCGCTCAAGCGCCACGAGGGCGGCATGGCCGATCCCGCACTGCTGGCCCAGCACGCCGCGCGCATCCGCGCGGCGCTGGAGGCCGGCGAGGGCTGAGGGCCTATCGCTGCCGGACGAAAGCGGGGCCCGGATCTCAGGCCGCGCTCGCGGGGGTGCCCCCTTGCGCCATCGTGGCGAGCAACCGGCGCAGGGTCGCGTTCTCGGCCTCGAGTTCGCTCACCCGGCGCAGCAGCACCGCGATCGAGGCGTCCTCGGCCGGCGGCGGCGGTGCCGCGGCGGCGGGCTCGGGGCGCGCCGAATCATCAACGAAGGTGATGCCGATCCCGTCCGGGCGGCGCCAGCGCATGTGGGCGCGGTAGGTCCGCTCCTTCTGCGGGATGTACAGGTCGAACATCTCCGGCAGCGTCGTCGTCTCGCTGAGGGCGAGGCGGGCGCCGGCCGGCGACAGGTCGCGCACGAGGCAATCCATGCTCGACGCGTTGTTGTTGAAGATGATGCGCCCCTTGAGGAAGACCCTCTGGCGCGCCTCCTTGCGGTTTTCCGACATCGGTCGGCCTCTAGCGATCCGTCAGCGCCCGCAAGCTCGCATGGCAGCCCTTAAGGAATGTTCGCCGCGATGCGGGACCCGCGCCGGTTTCACGGGCAGGTGAAGCGCCTGTCCACCGTCTGGAACAGGTAGAACCCGTTGAAGCGGATCGCCGTGTCGGCTGCCCGGCCGTCGAAATCGAGGGGGGCGGGGCCGTGGTCGTCGAGCTTGCCGCCGAAGGTCCAGCGGCCGCCGCCGAGGAAGGCGGGCACGGCACAGGCTTCCGGCACCGCGCAGCACAGGCCCTCGACGCTCTTCAGGCGGAACAGGTTGTAGCTTCGCATCGGCTCACCTCCGCTTGGCCGCCGGAGAGCGCGCCGGCCGGTGAATCACCGGCCGATGCGTTCCGGGCTCCTGCAGCGGCACGGACCCCCGCGGGGCCCGGAGGCCGTGAATCGCGGGGTCAGGACCGGGCGGAGGCATACTCGCACAATCCGTCGCGTTTGTGTCGATCAGGTTTCGGGAACGTTGCGGGCGAGCTCGTCGAGCCAGATCGCGGCGCTCGCGTCCGAGGGCGCCCGCCAGTCGCCGCGGGGCGACAGGGCGCCCCCGGCCGAGACCTTCGGCCCGTTCGGCAGGGCCGAGCGCTTGAACTGGCTGAAGCCGAAGAAGCGGCCGAGGAACACGCCGAGCCAGTGCCGGATCTCGGCGAGATCGTAGGCGCCGCGCTTCGCGTCCGGGAAATCCGGCGGCCAGATCCCGGCCGCCCGGTCACCCCAGGCATGCAGCGAGAGGAAGGCGATCTTGGAGGGCCGGAACCCGTAGCGCAGCGTGTAGAACAGGTTGAAATCCTGCAGCGCGTAGGGGCCGATCTTGGCCTCGGTGCTCTGCGGGCCGGCATCGGCCTCCGCCGGCACGAGTTCGGGCGAGATCTCGGTGTCGAGGATCGCCTGGAGGATCCGTCCCACTTCGGCCTCGAACTGACCGGTCCCGATCACCCAGCGGATCAGGTGCTGGATCAGGGTCTTGGGCACGCCCGCGTTGACGCCGTAATGGCTCATCTGGTCGCCGACGCCGTAGGTGCACCAGCCGAGCGCCAGCTCCGAGAGGTCGCCGGTGCCGATCACGATGGCGCCGTTCTGGTTGGCGAGGCGGAACAGGTAATCGGTGCGCAGGCCCGCCTGCACGTTCTCGAAGGTGACGTCGTAGACCGGCTCGCCGCGCCCGTACGGGTGGCCCATGTCGGTGAGCATCTGCCGGGCGGCGGGGCGGATGTCGATCTCGGCCGCCGTGCAGCCGATCGCCTTCATGAGGGCGTGGGCGTTGTCCTTGGTGGCGTCCGAGGTGGCGAAGCCCGGCAGGGTGTAGGCGAGGATGTTGGCGCGCGGCAGGCCGAGCCGGTCGAGGGCCTTGGCCACCACGATGAGGGCGTGCGTCGAATCGAGGCCGCCCGAGACGCCGATCACGACCTTGCTCGTGCCCGTCGCCTCCAGGCGCTTCTGCAGCCCGGCCACCTGGATGTTGTAGGCCTCGTAGCAATCCTGCGCGAGGCGGGCGGGGTCGGCCGGCACGAAGGGGAAGCGCTCGACGGCCCGCATCAGGCCGAGATCGTCCCCCGGCGGCGCGACGCGGAAGGGGACGCGCCGGTATCTGCCCTCGCGGGTGCGGGCATTGTCGTCGAAGCTGCCGGATTGGAGGCGGTCCTGCGCGATCCGCTCCAGGTCGATGTCGGCGAAGGTGGCGAGCGGCCCGGCCGCGAAGCGCTCGCCCTCGGCGAGGCGGACGCCCAGCTCGTCGATGCTGGTCTGGCCGTCCCAGGACAGGTCGGTGGTGGATTCCCCGAGCCCCGCCGCCGCGTAGACGTAGGCGCACAGGCCCCGCATCGAGGCGGCCCGCGAGAGGAGTTCGCGGGCATCGGCCCGGCCGACCGTGATCGGGCTGCCGGAGGGATTGGCGAGCACGCTGGCGCCCGCGAGCGCCGCCCGCATCCCCGGCCCCTCCGGCACCCAGAGATCCTCGCAGATCTCGATGCCGACGCTGAGGCCCGGCAGATCCTCGGCCTCGAAGAGGAGGTCGGTGCCGAAGGGCGCCTCGATGCCGCCGACGCGGATCGTCTCGCCCGCGATGCTCGCGCCGGAGGCGAAGTGGCGCTTCTCGTAGAATTCCCGGTAATTCGGCAGGTAGCATTTCGGCACGATGCCGAGGAGCCGGCCGCCCTGGATCGCGAGGGCGGTGTTGTAGATCCGGCTGCGCCAGCGCAGGGGCGCGCCGACGATCAGGAGCGGGCGGAGCGCTCCCGAGGCCGCGACGAGTTCGGCCGCGGCCGCCTCGACCGCGTCGAGGAGCGTGTCCTGCAGGAACAGGTCCTCGATCGCGTAGGCCGAGAGCGCGAGTTCGGGAAAGACGGCGAGCACCGCGCCCTTCGCGTGGGCTTGGCCCGCGAGGCTCAGGATCTCCTGCGCGTTGCGGGCGGGCTCGGCCGGATGGCTGCGGCCGGTGCAGGCCGCGACCCGGGCGAGGCCGTGGCGATAGAGCGAGCGGAAGTTCGGGGCGACGGGCTCGGACACGGGAACGCGGACCTCACGCGGCGGAAACGCAGCCTCTCAAGGGTAGGGCGCGCGAGCGCGCGCCTCCAGGGGCGCCGGCCCTTGTAGCGCGCGGGTCCCCTCTCCCGAACGGGAGAGGTGGGGTGGTTAGAGGGTCACGCGGCGCTCGATGGCCGCCAGGATCGTCTCGCGCACGCCGTCGAGGTTTCGCAGCACGTCCGCATTGGTGACGCGCAGCACCTCGAAGCCGCAGCGGGCGAGCGCGGCGCTGCGCTCGGCATCTCGGCGCTGCTCGGCCGGCCGCCCGTGCGTGGCCCCGTCGACCTCGACCACCAGCCCGGCCTCGACGCAGGCCAGATCCGCCACGAACCCGTCGATCGGCCATTGCCGGCGGAACTTGTACCCGTTGAGCCCGCGGCCCCGCAGCACCCGCCACAGCGTGGCCTCGGCGGCGGTCTGGTGCCGCCGCAGGGCGCGCGCCCGCTCGGTCGACTGGTTCATGGGACGAGGGGGTGGGGGCTGATTCGGTCTCGCCATTGGAGCACGGACCGGCACGCCGCGCCCCCTCTCCCGTTCGGGAGAGGGTCGGGGTGAGGGGGGCGAGGTCTCCGGAGAGGTCGCATCCCTCACCCGGTCGGCTCGCGCCGACTCGACCTCTCCCGAACGGGAGAGGTGGGGGTCAGAACAGGCTGCCCTGGCGCGTAGCGGTCGCCTCGGCGGCGGGCTCCGGGCGGGCGGCCTTCGGGCGGCGGGCGGAGCGCCGGGGCGTCGGCGCGTCCTCGCCCTCCCCGTCCGCCCGCACGCCGGCCGTGCCGTCCGCGAAGGTAAGGCTCAGGCGCTCGCCGGGGCGCACCGAGCCGGCCGCTCGCACGCTGGCGCCGGTCTCGTCCCGCACCAGGGCGTAGCCGCGGGCGAGCACCGCCTTGTAGCTCAGCGACCCGAGCAGGCGGTCGAGGCCGGCCAGCGCGTCGGCCCGGCGGGCGATGTGGTGGGCGATGGCGGTGCGGGGCCGGTGGTCGATCGCGGCGAGCCGCGCCCGGGCGCGGGCGATCCCGAGTTCCGGCGGGTGGCGGGCGAGGCGCTCCAGCACGCGGCCGAGCCGCTCGCGGAAGGTGCGGGCGTTGCCCGCGAGCGCCGGCCGCAGGCGGGCCTCGGCGAGGTCGAGGCGCTGGCGCTTGCCCGCCAGGAAGGCGTCGGCGCCGGGCATGGCCCGCACGCTCGCGCGCAGGTCGCCGCGGTCCCGGTCGAGCTTGCGCAGGATCGCCCCCCGCTGGCGGCGGCCGAGATCGTCGATCTGCGCCATCAGTTCGACGCGCACCGGCACCGCCATCTCGGCCGCGCCGGTCGGCGTCGGGGCGCGGCGGTCGGCGGCGTAGTCGATCAGCGTCGTGTCGGTCTCGTGGCCCACCGCCGAGATCAGGGGGATCGCGCTCTCGAAGGCGGCGCGGACCACGATCTCCTCGTTGAAGGCCCAGAGATCCTCGATCGAGCCGCCGCCGCGGGCGACGATCAGCACGTCCGGCCGCGGGATCGGGCCGCCGGGGGCAAGCGCGTTGAAGCCGCGGATGGCGGCCGCCACCTCCTCGGCCGCCCCCTCCCCCTGCACCCGCACGGGCCAGACCAGGACCGGCCGGGGAAAGCGGTCCTCCAGCCGGTGCAGGATGTCGCGGATGACGGCGCCGGTCGGCGAGGTGATCACGCCGACGACGCGCGGCAGATAGGGGATCGGGCGCTTATGCTCGGGGGCGAACAGCCCCTCCGCCGCGAGCACCCGCTTGCGCTCCTCCAAGAGCGCCATCCAGGCGCCGATGCCGGCGGGCTCCAGGCTCTCGATCACGATCTGGTAGGAGGACTTGCCCGGGAAGGTCGTGATCTTGCCGGTGGCGACGACCTCCAGCCCCTCCTTCGGCTTCTGCCGGAGGCGGTTGAGCGTGCCCTTCCAGACGACGGCGTCGATCTTGGCGTTGCCGTCCTTCAGCGAGAAATAGGCGTGGCCCGAGCCGTGCGGCCCGCGATAGCCCGAGATCTCGCCGCGCAGGCGCACGTGGCCGAAGGCGTCCTCCAGCGTCCGGCGCAGCGCCGCGGCGAGGTCGCCGACGCTCCACTCGGTCTCGTTCGTCGCCGCGGCCTGGCTCGGGCTCGGCTGCGGCTGCGTCAGGGCGGCGAGGATGGACATGGGGCCGGAGGCTAGCGCCGGGCGCGGCCCCGGTCGAGGGCGCCGGGGCCACTCTGGGCCGCTGCCCGCGATTCACCAGAGGGAAAACTCGGTGGCGAAGTCCGTGGTCTTGAGGCGCCGGCAGGTCTCGGGCTCGGCGCCGCAATCGGCCTGCGGGCTGAGGGACAGGCGCCCGCCCTCCCCGGCCCGGAAGCGCAAGCGAACCGGCGGCTCGTCGGCCTTCGCGTAGGCGAGGCTCACCTCGACGCGCAGGAAATCGAACCGGGTCCGGTCGGCGTAGAGGATGAGGTCGCGGGAAACGGCCTCGCCCGGGTTGAGGTCGGAGGGCTCGGCCGGCCCCTCCGTCGCGCCCTCGAACAGCGTGCCCTGCCGCAGGATCACGGCACCGGGCTCGGTGAGCGCGTAGTCGCGCGCTGCCCCGACGCTCGCCGCGCCGTGGAGGCTTCCCGCGAAGGCGTCGGCCCGGGCGGGATCGGCCCCGAAGCGGGCGCTGATCCCGACGACGTTGTAGGTCAGGCCGAGGACGCGCACGCCGGTCTTGCCCACATTGGTGCGGGTGAGGGTCGAGCGGATCGCGACCCGGTCGCCGCGCTCGCCCGCCCGCACGAGGTCGGTCTTCACCGAGACGGCGGGCGGCTCCAGCCCCGGCTTGATCCGCGCCTCGTAGATGAAGGTGTAGACCGCCCAGGCGCCGGCCGCGACGATGGCGAGCGTCTGGGTCAGGCTCGCGGCCCGCTCCACCGTGAAGCGCGCTCTCCCGCCCTCGTCCGTCATCCGGCCTCCCCGCGTCCCCTCCCCGCCAGAACCGCGGGCGGCGGGCGCCGTTCCCGTGCAGGGCCGCGTGAGCGCGTCGGATTCTCCTTTCCTCCGGGCCGGTTTTTGAGGAAAACCCCGTGGCCATGAACATCCTTCTGATCGGTTCGGGCGGGCGCGAGCACGCGCTGGCCTACGCCCTCGCCAAGAGCCCCCTCTGCACCCGCCTGTTCACCGCGCCCGGGAATCCGGGCACGGCCGAGCACGGCGAGAACCGCCCCGACCTGCCCGTCTCGGACCACGCGGCGGTCCGCGCCTTCTGCGAGGCCGAGGCGGTCGGCCTCGTGGTGGTGGGGCCCGAGGCGCCCCTCGTCGCGGGCCTCGTCGACGACCTGACCGCCGCCGGGATCCGCGCCTTCGGGCCGACGCGGGCCGCCGCCCAGCTCGAGGGCTCGAAGGGCTTCACCAAGGATCTCTGCGCCGCCTACGCCATCCCGACCGCGGCCTTCGCGCGCTTCTCCGCGCTCGAGCCGGCGCTGGAATACCTGCGCGAGACCGGCGCGCCGATCGTCGTGAAGGCGGACGGGCTCGCCGCCGGCAAGGGCGTCACGGTCGCCGAGACGCTGGAGCAGGCGGAAGGGGCGGTGCGCGCGCTCCTCGCCGAGCCCGGCGCCGAGATCGTGATCGAGGAATGCCTCGTCGGCGAGGAGGCAAGCTTCTTCGCCCTCTGCGACGGCACCCGCGCGATCCCCGTCGGCACGGCCCAGGACCACAAGCGCGTCTTCGACGGCGACCGGGGCCCGAACACGGGCGGCATGGGCGCCTACTCGCCCGCCTCCATCGTGACGCCGGAGATCGAGCGCGCCGTGATGGAGGGGATCATCGCGCCGACGCTCCGGGGCATGCGCGAGCGGGGCATGCCCTTCACCGGCATCCTCTATGCCGGGCTGATGCTGACCGCGGACGGGCCCAAGCTCATCGAGTACAACACCCGCTTCGGCGACCCCGAGGCGCAGGTGCTGATGCCGCGCCTCGCCTCGGACCTCGTCCCCGCCCTGCTCTCGGCCTGCGACGGCGACCTCTCCGGCGTCGCCCTCGAATTCGACCCGCACCGGGCGGCGCTCACCGTGGTGATGGCGGCGGCGGGCTATCCGGGCACGGTGGTGCGGGGCTCCGAGATCCGCGGCGTGGCGGAGGCCGCGGCGAGCGACGCCACCTTCGTGTTCCAGGCCGGCACCCGCGCCGAGGGCGGGCGGCTCCTCGCCGATGGCGGGCGCGTGCTCGCGGTCACGGCACTCGGCGACAGCGTGATGGAGGCGCAGGCCCGCGCCTACGCCGCCATCACCCGGATCGACTGGCCCGAGGGCTTCTGCCGCCGCGACATCGGCCGCCGCGCCGTGGCGCGCGAGGTCGCGGGCGAGGGGATCTGACCGGCCCCGGACGCGGCGCCCGGGGCGTGGCATCCGGGGCGCACCCCGCCGGGAAAGTGCGGCCGGTTACCCCGCGTTCACCCTGTTCCGGTTGAATCGTGGCCGGCCTCCCCGCCAGAACGGGGCGAGCCCTAGCCGAACCACGAAAGCCCGGTCGATGACGCACGCGCTGGCCCAACTCCTCCTCATGGTCGCCTCCGTCATGGGCGGCATCCTGTTCCTCGACGCGGTCGACGCGCCCGCCCGCCGGGCCGCCAAGCGGCTCGCCGGCGTGGCGAAGGGCTTCCAGGACAAGTAGGCGGCTCAGGCGGCCTCCGCGGCCCGCCCGCGCAGGGCCGCCAGCATCTCGGCGACCTCGCCGGCCGGGCGCGGCGGGCTGAACAGGAAGCCCTGGATCTCGTCGCACCCCTCCGCCCGCACCGCGGCGAGCTGGTCGGCCGTCTCGATCCCCTCCACCACCGTGGTGATGCCGAGGTTGGCGCCGAGCCCGACCAGCGCCCGGATGATCGGCCCCGATTCCGCGAGGTGGCCCGCCTCGCGCACGAAGGAGCGGTCGATCTTGATCTTGTCGAAGGGGAAGCGGCGCAGGTAGCTCAGGCTCGAATAGCCGGTCCCGAAATCGTCCATCGAGATCCGGATGCCGGTGCGGCGCAGCAGGTGCAGGGTCTCCAGGTTCGCCTCGGTGTCGTCGAGGAGGACGCTCTCGGTGATCTCCAGCTCCAGCCGCTCCGGCCTCAGGCCGCTGGCGGCCAGCGCCAGCAGCACGGTCTGGGCGAAGGCGCGGTGGCGCAGCTGCACCGCGGAGACGTTGACGGCGAGGCTGATCTCGGCCGGCCAGGCGGCGGCGTCGCGGGTCGCCTGGTTCAGCACCCACGCGCCGAGGGGCACGATCAGCCCGGTCTCCTCCGCGACGGGGATGAAGGTCGCCGGGCTGATCAGGCCGTGCTCCGGGTGGCGCCAGCGCATCAGCGCCTCGAGGGTGGTGACGGAGCCGCTGCCGGCCTCGACCAGCGGCTGGTAGTGCAATTCGAAGGCGCCGGTGCCCACGGCCGCGCGCAGATCCCGTTCCAGGGCGCGGCGCGCCTCCGCCGTCTCGTCCATCGCGGCCTCGAACAGGCAGGCCTGGCCCCGCCCGCCGCCCTTGGCGTGGTAGAGGGCGGTGTCGGCGTTGCCCAAGAGCCGCTCGACGTCGTCCGTCCCGGCGCCGGCCATGGCGATGCCGACGCTCATGCCGATCTCGACCGCGTAGATCCCGAGTTCGTAGGGGGCGCTCACCACCGCGATCAGCCGCTCGGCGAGCGTCAGGGCGCCGCCCTCGTCGGCGACCCGGTGCAGCACGGCGAACTCGTCGCCGCCGAGACGGGCCACGAGGTCGCCGCCGCGGACATGGGCGCGCAGGCGGTCCGCCACCGCGCGCAGGAGCCCGTCGCCGACCGCGTGGCCGTGGGTGTCGTTGACCGCCTTGAACCGGTCGAGGTCGAGGCAGAGCAGGGCGAGGCGCTGGCCCTCGTCCACCCGCCCATTCCCCATCAGGCCGATCCCGTGCTCGCGCAGGGCGGTGCGGTTCGGCAGGTCGGTCAGGGCGTCGTGGCGGGCCATGTGGGCGATGCGCGCCTCGTTGCGGCGGCGCTCGGTGATGTCCTCGAAGGTGGAGACCCAGCCGCCGCCCTCGATCAGGCGGTAGCAGACGGCGAGGATGCGCCCGTCCGCGAGTTCCCGGTGGGTCGGCCCGGCCTCGTCGGCGATGAGCGCCAGACGGGTGCCCTCGCACAGGCTGTCGACGGTGATCTCCCGCCGGTACCAGCCCTGCGCCACCAGGAGTTCGCAGAGCTCGCGCTGGCTCATGCCGAAGCGCACCGCCTCCGGCGGCAGGCCGAAGATCTCGCGGTAGCGGTGATTGCAGACGACGAGGCGCGACGCGGCGTCGAACATGCACAGGCCCTGCACCATGTTGCTGAGCGCCGCCTCGAAGAGGCGGTTCTGCTCGGCGAGGCGCAGGTTCGAGCTCTTCAGGTCGGCGAGCGCCGTCGAGAGGGCGGAGCGCGCCGCCTGCTCGCGGCTCACGTCGGTGCCGACGCCGCGATAGCCCTCGAAGGCGCCGCCGCGCCCGAAGCGGGGCTCCCCGCTGACGCGCAGCCAGCGCGTGCCGCCGTCCGGATGGGAATAGGGGTAGTCGAAATCGCGAAACCCCTCGCGCCGCGCCATCGCCTCGCGGTAAGGCTTCCAGTGGGCCTCGTCCCCGCCGTTGACCGCGATCGCGAGGCGGGAGCGGCCCATCAGATCGGCGACGTCCCGTCCGAGGAAGCGGCCGATGCCGGGGCTCAGGTAGGTGAAGCAACCGTCCGCGCCGGTCTCCCAGAACCAGTCCGAGGCGACCTGCGCGAAATCTTCCAGGAGCTGTGCGGGCATCGGACCACCGTCGCGGTACGCGCTCATCTTCCCGGGCATGTCTTAAGAATTGTTCTCGGCCGAATTCTGCGCAGGCTGCACAATATTCGGGCTTGTTGCGTCGAGCGAATGCACGAATGGGAGCCGGAATGCTCCGGGCGGGTTGGTTCCGGCACCCGCGAAAAGGCTCAGGGAGGCGTGTCATGGACGAAGATGTCGGTGGGGATCTGTTCCCGGGCTTCGAGGCTCTCTGGATCGAGGGGCCGGGCGGGCGCGCCTTCGCGCGGGCCGGCGGCCCGGCGGAGGCGCCGCCCCTCCTCCTGCTGCACGGCTTCCCGCAGACGCACGCGATGTGGCACCGCCTCGCCCCCGACCTCGCCCGCGACCACCGGGTGATCTGCCTCGACCTCAAGGGCTACGGCTGGTCGGCGGCGCCCGCGGGCGGGCCGGATCACGTGGCCTATGCCAAGCGCACCCTCGGGCGCGAGATCGTGGCCCTGATGGAGAAGATCGGCCACGTCCATTTCGCGCTCTGCGGGCACGACCGGGGCGCCCGCGTCGCCTACCGGCTCGCCCTCGACGAGCCCGGCCGGGTCGCCCGCCTCGCTCTCCTCGACATCGTGCCGAC carries:
- a CDS encoding HIT family protein — protein: MTTDSPAPRAPYDPDNIFARILRGEIPAHRVYEDEATLAFMDVMPQGEGHTLVIPKAPARGLLDADPASLAALMASVQRVARAVKAAFAADGLTIFQYNEPAGGQTVFHLHVHIVPRRDGVPLKRHEGGMADPALLAQHAARIRAALEAGEG
- a CDS encoding M20 aminoacylase family protein — translated: MSPIDRIKSYARELTALRHDIHAHPEIGFEEVRTSGLVADLLQGYGIEVHRGLGGTGVVGVLKGRSDNGRRIGLRAELDALPIEEATNLPYRSTVPGKMHACGHDGHTTMLVGAARYLAETRDFDGTAIFVFQPAEEGLGGARAMIRDGLFERFPVDEIYALHNAPNGPHGRLKTRPGPIMAAADFFDIRIQGRGAHAAEPQRGIDPIVVATALAQAMQSIVSRNADPLKSCVVSITQIHAGAAYNVIPESAHLAGTIRTFDGEIREMAGLRIRALAEGFAAAYGAEIAVELRDVFSVLENSAEQAAAAAAVATELFGAENVDADCVPRMGSEDFADMVMAVPGAYAWLGGTPGPGLHNAAFNFDDSIIPLGSAYLARLVERRTAA
- a CDS encoding glutathione peroxidase — encoded protein: MSTTIHDFTPEAADGTPHPLARYRGQVVLIVNTASKCGFTPQYEGLEALWRRHREAGLAVLAFPCNQFGAQEPGDAEEIARFCSLTYAVSFPVLGKVEVNGPGADPLFEHLKAERPGLLGTRGIKWNFTKFLVGRDGRVIGRYPPQTKPEALEAAIVAALAESDGVFGEGI
- a CDS encoding PilZ domain-containing protein, with protein sequence MSENRKEARQRVFLKGRIIFNNNASSMDCLVRDLSPAGARLALSETTTLPEMFDLYIPQKERTYRAHMRWRRPDGIGITFVDDSARPEPAAAAPPPPAEDASIAVLLRRVSELEAENATLRRLLATMAQGGTPASAA
- a CDS encoding endonuclease domain-containing protein; amino-acid sequence: MNQSTERARALRRHQTAAEATLWRVLRGRGLNGYKFRRQWPIDGFVADLACVEAGLVVEVDGATHGRPAEQRRDAERSAALARCGFEVLRVTNADVLRNLDGVRETILAAIERRVTL
- a CDS encoding cation diffusion facilitator family transporter; amino-acid sequence: MAHESTSAIYTAAGANLAIAGAKFVGAFLTGSSAMLAEGVHSLVDTANQILLLVGLKRAKKPADARHPFGYGREVYFYAFIVALFIFLGGGAFAIYEGIHKIGHPEPVEDAVLFGRHVSGFWVNLAILGFAVLAEGYSCYVAIRSFWAEKGERPPITAIRRSKDPALFTVLVEDVAALLGLVIALAGVILSETLDLPVLDGWASIGIGLVLIGMAIFLMIETHGLLIGEAADPEIVAAIREVARAEPGVHHVNEVLTQHLGPDDILVNVSLDMDDGLSAGEVERMVERLDRALKERHRKVRRVFVEIQARSAAEAQIRAVQAARA
- a CDS encoding NAD(+) synthase — encoded protein: MSEPVAPNFRSLYRHGLARVAACTGRSHPAEPARNAQEILSLAGQAHAKGAVLAVFPELALSAYAIEDLFLQDTLLDAVEAAAAELVAASGALRPLLIVGAPLRWRSRIYNTALAIQGGRLLGIVPKCYLPNYREFYEKRHFASGASIAGETIRVGGIEAPFGTDLLFEAEDLPGLSVGIEICEDLWVPEGPGMRAALAGASVLANPSGSPITVGRADARELLSRAASMRGLCAYVYAAAGLGESTTDLSWDGQTSIDELGVRLAEGERFAAGPLATFADIDLERIAQDRLQSGSFDDNARTREGRYRRVPFRVAPPGDDLGLMRAVERFPFVPADPARLAQDCYEAYNIQVAGLQKRLEATGTSKVVIGVSGGLDSTHALIVVAKALDRLGLPRANILAYTLPGFATSDATKDNAHALMKAIGCTAAEIDIRPAARQMLTDMGHPYGRGEPVYDVTFENVQAGLRTDYLFRLANQNGAIVIGTGDLSELALGWCTYGVGDQMSHYGVNAGVPKTLIQHLIRWVIGTGQFEAEVGRILQAILDTEISPELVPAEADAGPQSTEAKIGPYALQDFNLFYTLRYGFRPSKIAFLSLHAWGDRAAGIWPPDFPDAKRGAYDLAEIRHWLGVFLGRFFGFSQFKRSALPNGPKVSAGGALSPRGDWRAPSDASAAIWLDELARNVPET